Proteins encoded within one genomic window of Bombus vancouverensis nearcticus chromosome 4, iyBomVanc1_principal, whole genome shotgun sequence:
- the Ssdp gene encoding sequence-specific single-stranded DNA-binding protein isoform X1: MYSKGKGTTVPSDSQAREKLALYVYEYLLHVGAQKAAQTFLSEIRWEKNITLGEPPGFLHSWWCVFWDLYSAAPERRDSCEHSNEAKAFHDYGFVNSGYGVNGIAHNAGPAPSPIGQMPPNDGMPGGPMPPAFFPNNSTMRPSPPTHPSSQPSPQHPQPPPPPHSQMMSTQFMGPRYPAGPRPGVRMPQMGNDFNGPPGQPMMPNSMDPTRQGEAGEFVGWQAPPGMNPMNPRMNPPRGPGMGPMGPGSYGPGMRGPPPNSSLGPGGPGGPGMPPMSMAGPGGRQQWQPNTSTPMNYSSSSPGNYGGPPGSTGPPGPGTPIMPSPQDSSNSGGENMYTMMKPVPGGNMPGDFPMSGGPEGGPMGPMGPNTMGPVLNGDGLDGMKNSPANGGPGTPREDSGSGMGDYNLGGFGGPGENDQTESAAILKIKESMQEEAKRFEKDSDHPDYYIQ; this comes from the exons ATGTACTCGAAGGGGAAGGGGACTACGGTACCCTCAGATTCTCAAGCAAGAGAAAA atTAGCCCTGTATGTGTACGAGTACTTATTACATGTTGGTGCACAAAAGGCGGCGCAAACATTTTTGTCAGAG ATACGGTGGGAAAAAAATATCACTCTTGGTGAACCGCCTGGATTTTTGCATTCTTGGTGGTG cgTATTTTGGGACCTATATTCAGCAGCACCAGAACGACGGGATTCCTGTGAACACAGCAATGAAGCCAAAGCTTTTCATGATTAT GGTTTTGTGAATAGCGGTTATGGTGTTAATGGCATTGCCCAT AATGCTGGTCCAGCGCCTTCACCTATAGGGCAAATGCCACCCAATGATGGTATGCCTGGTGGTCCAATGCCTCCTGCTTTCTTTCCA AACAACTCGACAATGCGACCATCTCCGCCCACACACCCCTCATCACAGCCATCCCCCCAGCACCCCCAGCCACCCCCGCCTCCACACTCGCAGATGATGTCCACTCAG TTCATGGGGCCTCGATATCCTGCTGGACCAAGACCTGGAGTACGTATGCCACAAATGGGAAATGATTTTAATGgg cCACCTGGACAACCGATGATGCCAAATAGTATGGACCCAACTAGGCAAG GCGAAGCTGGAGAATTTGTAGGGTGGCAAG CTCCTCCAGGCATGAATCCTATGAATCCAAGGATGAATCCTCCACGAGGACCAGGAATGGGTCCAATGGGACCAGGAAGTTATGGACCTGGAATGAGAGGACCACCACCTAATAGTAGTTTGGGACCTGGAGGTCCAGGAGGCCCTGGTATGCCACCAATGAGTATGGCTGGACCAGGGGGTAGACAACAATGGCAACCTAATACATCCACG ccAATGAATTATTCATCATCATCACCTGGTAATTACGGAGGTCCACCTGGTTCAACAGGTCCTCCAGGTCCAGGTACACCAATTATGCCCAGCCCTCAAGATAGTAGTAATAGCGGTGGTGAAAATATGTATACCATGATGAAACCTGTACCTGGAGGAAATATGCCTGGT GACTTTCCAATGAGCGGTGGGCCAGAAGGTGGTCCGATGGGTCCTATGGGACCAAACACAATGGGTCCTGTGTTGAATGGTGATGGCCTTGATGGAATGAAAAACAGTCCAGCTAACGGTGGTCCTGGGACACCTCGGGAAGATAGTGGAAGTGGAATGGGTGATTATAATCTGGGTGGTTTTGGAGGCCCTGGTGAAAAT GATCAGACTGAGTCAGCGGCCATACTCAAGATCAAGGAAAGCATGCAGGAAGAGGCGAAGAGGTTTGAAAAGGACTCAGATCACCCCGattattatatacaataa
- the Ssdp gene encoding sequence-specific single-stranded DNA-binding protein isoform X4, which yields MYSKGKGTTVPSDSQAREKLALYVYEYLLHVGAQKAAQTFLSEIRWEKNITLGEPPGFLHSWWCVFWDLYSAAPERRDSCEHSNEAKAFHDYGFVNSGYGVNGIAHNAGPAPSPIGQMPPNDGMPGGPMPPAFFPNNSTMRPSPPTHPSSQPSPQHPQPPPPPHSQMMSTQFMGPRYPAGPRPGVRMPQMGNDFNGPPGQPMMPNSMDPTRQGEAGEFVGWQAPPGMNPMNPRMNPPRGPGMGPMGPGSYGPGMRGPPPNSSLGPGGPGGPGMPPMSMAGPGGRQQWQPNTSTPMNYSSSSPGNYGGPPGSTGPPGPGTPIMPSPQDSSNSGGENMYTMMKPVPGGNMPGDFPMSGGPEGGPMGPMGPNTMGPVLNGDGLDGMKNSPANGGPGTPREDSGSGMGDYNLGGFGGPGENFF from the exons ATGTACTCGAAGGGGAAGGGGACTACGGTACCCTCAGATTCTCAAGCAAGAGAAAA atTAGCCCTGTATGTGTACGAGTACTTATTACATGTTGGTGCACAAAAGGCGGCGCAAACATTTTTGTCAGAG ATACGGTGGGAAAAAAATATCACTCTTGGTGAACCGCCTGGATTTTTGCATTCTTGGTGGTG cgTATTTTGGGACCTATATTCAGCAGCACCAGAACGACGGGATTCCTGTGAACACAGCAATGAAGCCAAAGCTTTTCATGATTAT GGTTTTGTGAATAGCGGTTATGGTGTTAATGGCATTGCCCAT AATGCTGGTCCAGCGCCTTCACCTATAGGGCAAATGCCACCCAATGATGGTATGCCTGGTGGTCCAATGCCTCCTGCTTTCTTTCCA AACAACTCGACAATGCGACCATCTCCGCCCACACACCCCTCATCACAGCCATCCCCCCAGCACCCCCAGCCACCCCCGCCTCCACACTCGCAGATGATGTCCACTCAG TTCATGGGGCCTCGATATCCTGCTGGACCAAGACCTGGAGTACGTATGCCACAAATGGGAAATGATTTTAATGgg cCACCTGGACAACCGATGATGCCAAATAGTATGGACCCAACTAGGCAAG GCGAAGCTGGAGAATTTGTAGGGTGGCAAG CTCCTCCAGGCATGAATCCTATGAATCCAAGGATGAATCCTCCACGAGGACCAGGAATGGGTCCAATGGGACCAGGAAGTTATGGACCTGGAATGAGAGGACCACCACCTAATAGTAGTTTGGGACCTGGAGGTCCAGGAGGCCCTGGTATGCCACCAATGAGTATGGCTGGACCAGGGGGTAGACAACAATGGCAACCTAATACATCCACG ccAATGAATTATTCATCATCATCACCTGGTAATTACGGAGGTCCACCTGGTTCAACAGGTCCTCCAGGTCCAGGTACACCAATTATGCCCAGCCCTCAAGATAGTAGTAATAGCGGTGGTGAAAATATGTATACCATGATGAAACCTGTACCTGGAGGAAATATGCCTGGT GACTTTCCAATGAGCGGTGGGCCAGAAGGTGGTCCGATGGGTCCTATGGGACCAAACACAATGGGTCCTGTGTTGAATGGTGATGGCCTTGATGGAATGAAAAACAGTCCAGCTAACGGTGGTCCTGGGACACCTCGGGAAGATAGTGGAAGTGGAATGGGTGATTATAATCTGGGTGGTTTTGGAGGCCCTGGTGAAAAT tttttttaa
- the Ssdp gene encoding sequence-specific single-stranded DNA-binding protein isoform X2, which produces MYSKGKGTTVPSDSQAREKLALYVYEYLLHVGAQKAAQTFLSEIRWEKNITLGEPPGFLHSWWCVFWDLYSAAPERRDSCEHSNEAKAFHDYGFVNSGYGVNGIAHNAGPAPSPIGQMPPNDGMPGGPMPPAFFPNNSTMRPSPPTHPSSQPSPQHPQPPPPPHSQMMSTQFMGPRYPAGPRPGVRMPQMGNDFNGPPGQPMMPNSMDPTRQAPPGMNPMNPRMNPPRGPGMGPMGPGSYGPGMRGPPPNSSLGPGGPGGPGMPPMSMAGPGGRQQWQPNTSTPMNYSSSSPGNYGGPPGSTGPPGPGTPIMPSPQDSSNSGGENMYTMMKPVPGGNMPGDFPMSGGPEGGPMGPMGPNTMGPVLNGDGLDGMKNSPANGGPGTPREDSGSGMGDYNLGGFGGPGENDQTESAAILKIKESMQEEAKRFEKDSDHPDYYIQ; this is translated from the exons ATGTACTCGAAGGGGAAGGGGACTACGGTACCCTCAGATTCTCAAGCAAGAGAAAA atTAGCCCTGTATGTGTACGAGTACTTATTACATGTTGGTGCACAAAAGGCGGCGCAAACATTTTTGTCAGAG ATACGGTGGGAAAAAAATATCACTCTTGGTGAACCGCCTGGATTTTTGCATTCTTGGTGGTG cgTATTTTGGGACCTATATTCAGCAGCACCAGAACGACGGGATTCCTGTGAACACAGCAATGAAGCCAAAGCTTTTCATGATTAT GGTTTTGTGAATAGCGGTTATGGTGTTAATGGCATTGCCCAT AATGCTGGTCCAGCGCCTTCACCTATAGGGCAAATGCCACCCAATGATGGTATGCCTGGTGGTCCAATGCCTCCTGCTTTCTTTCCA AACAACTCGACAATGCGACCATCTCCGCCCACACACCCCTCATCACAGCCATCCCCCCAGCACCCCCAGCCACCCCCGCCTCCACACTCGCAGATGATGTCCACTCAG TTCATGGGGCCTCGATATCCTGCTGGACCAAGACCTGGAGTACGTATGCCACAAATGGGAAATGATTTTAATGgg cCACCTGGACAACCGATGATGCCAAATAGTATGGACCCAACTAGGCAAG CTCCTCCAGGCATGAATCCTATGAATCCAAGGATGAATCCTCCACGAGGACCAGGAATGGGTCCAATGGGACCAGGAAGTTATGGACCTGGAATGAGAGGACCACCACCTAATAGTAGTTTGGGACCTGGAGGTCCAGGAGGCCCTGGTATGCCACCAATGAGTATGGCTGGACCAGGGGGTAGACAACAATGGCAACCTAATACATCCACG ccAATGAATTATTCATCATCATCACCTGGTAATTACGGAGGTCCACCTGGTTCAACAGGTCCTCCAGGTCCAGGTACACCAATTATGCCCAGCCCTCAAGATAGTAGTAATAGCGGTGGTGAAAATATGTATACCATGATGAAACCTGTACCTGGAGGAAATATGCCTGGT GACTTTCCAATGAGCGGTGGGCCAGAAGGTGGTCCGATGGGTCCTATGGGACCAAACACAATGGGTCCTGTGTTGAATGGTGATGGCCTTGATGGAATGAAAAACAGTCCAGCTAACGGTGGTCCTGGGACACCTCGGGAAGATAGTGGAAGTGGAATGGGTGATTATAATCTGGGTGGTTTTGGAGGCCCTGGTGAAAAT GATCAGACTGAGTCAGCGGCCATACTCAAGATCAAGGAAAGCATGCAGGAAGAGGCGAAGAGGTTTGAAAAGGACTCAGATCACCCCGattattatatacaataa
- the Ssdp gene encoding sequence-specific single-stranded DNA-binding protein isoform X6, whose product MYSKGKGTTVPSDSQAREKLALYVYEYLLHVGAQKAAQTFLSEIRWEKNITLGEPPGFLHSWWCVFWDLYSAAPERRDSCEHSNEAKAFHDYGFVNSGYGVNGIAHNAGPAPSPIGQMPPNDGMPGGPMPPAFFPFMGPRYPAGPRPGVRMPQMGNDFNGPPGQPMMPNSMDPTRQAPPGMNPMNPRMNPPRGPGMGPMGPGSYGPGMRGPPPNSSLGPGGPGGPGMPPMSMAGPGGRQQWQPNTSTPMNYSSSSPGNYGGPPGSTGPPGPGTPIMPSPQDSSNSGGENMYTMMKPVPGGNMPGDFPMSGGPEGGPMGPMGPNTMGPVLNGDGLDGMKNSPANGGPGTPREDSGSGMGDYNLGGFGGPGENDQTESAAILKIKESMQEEAKRFEKDSDHPDYYIQ is encoded by the exons ATGTACTCGAAGGGGAAGGGGACTACGGTACCCTCAGATTCTCAAGCAAGAGAAAA atTAGCCCTGTATGTGTACGAGTACTTATTACATGTTGGTGCACAAAAGGCGGCGCAAACATTTTTGTCAGAG ATACGGTGGGAAAAAAATATCACTCTTGGTGAACCGCCTGGATTTTTGCATTCTTGGTGGTG cgTATTTTGGGACCTATATTCAGCAGCACCAGAACGACGGGATTCCTGTGAACACAGCAATGAAGCCAAAGCTTTTCATGATTAT GGTTTTGTGAATAGCGGTTATGGTGTTAATGGCATTGCCCAT AATGCTGGTCCAGCGCCTTCACCTATAGGGCAAATGCCACCCAATGATGGTATGCCTGGTGGTCCAATGCCTCCTGCTTTCTTTCCA TTCATGGGGCCTCGATATCCTGCTGGACCAAGACCTGGAGTACGTATGCCACAAATGGGAAATGATTTTAATGgg cCACCTGGACAACCGATGATGCCAAATAGTATGGACCCAACTAGGCAAG CTCCTCCAGGCATGAATCCTATGAATCCAAGGATGAATCCTCCACGAGGACCAGGAATGGGTCCAATGGGACCAGGAAGTTATGGACCTGGAATGAGAGGACCACCACCTAATAGTAGTTTGGGACCTGGAGGTCCAGGAGGCCCTGGTATGCCACCAATGAGTATGGCTGGACCAGGGGGTAGACAACAATGGCAACCTAATACATCCACG ccAATGAATTATTCATCATCATCACCTGGTAATTACGGAGGTCCACCTGGTTCAACAGGTCCTCCAGGTCCAGGTACACCAATTATGCCCAGCCCTCAAGATAGTAGTAATAGCGGTGGTGAAAATATGTATACCATGATGAAACCTGTACCTGGAGGAAATATGCCTGGT GACTTTCCAATGAGCGGTGGGCCAGAAGGTGGTCCGATGGGTCCTATGGGACCAAACACAATGGGTCCTGTGTTGAATGGTGATGGCCTTGATGGAATGAAAAACAGTCCAGCTAACGGTGGTCCTGGGACACCTCGGGAAGATAGTGGAAGTGGAATGGGTGATTATAATCTGGGTGGTTTTGGAGGCCCTGGTGAAAAT GATCAGACTGAGTCAGCGGCCATACTCAAGATCAAGGAAAGCATGCAGGAAGAGGCGAAGAGGTTTGAAAAGGACTCAGATCACCCCGattattatatacaataa
- the Ssdp gene encoding sequence-specific single-stranded DNA-binding protein isoform X3: MYSKGKGTTVPSDSQAREKLALYVYEYLLHVGAQKAAQTFLSEIRWEKNITLGEPPGFLHSWWCVFWDLYSAAPERRDSCEHSNEAKAFHDYGFVNSGYGVNGIAHNAGPAPSPIGQMPPNDGMPGGPMPPAFFPNNSTMRPSPPTHPSSQPSPQHPQPPPPPHSQMMSTQFMGPRYPAGPRPGVRMPQMGNDFNGPPGQPMMPNSMDPTRQGEAGEFVGWQAPPGMNPMNPRMNPPRGPGMGPMGPGSYGPGMRGPPPNSSLGPGGPGGPGMPPMSMAGPGGRQQWQPNTSTPMNYSSSSPGNYGGPPGSTGPPGPGTPIMPSPQDSSNSGGENMYTMMKPVPGGNMPGDFPMSGGPEGGPMGPMGPNTMGPVLNGDGLDGMKNSPANGGPGTPREDSGSGMGDYNLGGFGGPGENLGERISWQRGRMEKLMDYIW, from the exons ATGTACTCGAAGGGGAAGGGGACTACGGTACCCTCAGATTCTCAAGCAAGAGAAAA atTAGCCCTGTATGTGTACGAGTACTTATTACATGTTGGTGCACAAAAGGCGGCGCAAACATTTTTGTCAGAG ATACGGTGGGAAAAAAATATCACTCTTGGTGAACCGCCTGGATTTTTGCATTCTTGGTGGTG cgTATTTTGGGACCTATATTCAGCAGCACCAGAACGACGGGATTCCTGTGAACACAGCAATGAAGCCAAAGCTTTTCATGATTAT GGTTTTGTGAATAGCGGTTATGGTGTTAATGGCATTGCCCAT AATGCTGGTCCAGCGCCTTCACCTATAGGGCAAATGCCACCCAATGATGGTATGCCTGGTGGTCCAATGCCTCCTGCTTTCTTTCCA AACAACTCGACAATGCGACCATCTCCGCCCACACACCCCTCATCACAGCCATCCCCCCAGCACCCCCAGCCACCCCCGCCTCCACACTCGCAGATGATGTCCACTCAG TTCATGGGGCCTCGATATCCTGCTGGACCAAGACCTGGAGTACGTATGCCACAAATGGGAAATGATTTTAATGgg cCACCTGGACAACCGATGATGCCAAATAGTATGGACCCAACTAGGCAAG GCGAAGCTGGAGAATTTGTAGGGTGGCAAG CTCCTCCAGGCATGAATCCTATGAATCCAAGGATGAATCCTCCACGAGGACCAGGAATGGGTCCAATGGGACCAGGAAGTTATGGACCTGGAATGAGAGGACCACCACCTAATAGTAGTTTGGGACCTGGAGGTCCAGGAGGCCCTGGTATGCCACCAATGAGTATGGCTGGACCAGGGGGTAGACAACAATGGCAACCTAATACATCCACG ccAATGAATTATTCATCATCATCACCTGGTAATTACGGAGGTCCACCTGGTTCAACAGGTCCTCCAGGTCCAGGTACACCAATTATGCCCAGCCCTCAAGATAGTAGTAATAGCGGTGGTGAAAATATGTATACCATGATGAAACCTGTACCTGGAGGAAATATGCCTGGT GACTTTCCAATGAGCGGTGGGCCAGAAGGTGGTCCGATGGGTCCTATGGGACCAAACACAATGGGTCCTGTGTTGAATGGTGATGGCCTTGATGGAATGAAAAACAGTCCAGCTAACGGTGGTCCTGGGACACCTCGGGAAGATAGTGGAAGTGGAATGGGTGATTATAATCTGGGTGGTTTTGGAGGCCCTGGTGAAAAT CTGGGCGAAAGAATTTCATGGCAAAGAGGAAGAATGGAAAAGTTGATGGATTATATATGGTGA
- the Ssdp gene encoding sequence-specific single-stranded DNA-binding protein isoform X5: MYSKGKGTTVPSDSQAREKLALYVYEYLLHVGAQKAAQTFLSEIRWEKNITLGEPPGFLHSWWCVFWDLYSAAPERRDSCEHSNEAKAFHDYGFVNSGYGVNGIAHNAGPAPSPIGQMPPNDGMPGGPMPPAFFPFMGPRYPAGPRPGVRMPQMGNDFNGPPGQPMMPNSMDPTRQGEAGEFVGWQAPPGMNPMNPRMNPPRGPGMGPMGPGSYGPGMRGPPPNSSLGPGGPGGPGMPPMSMAGPGGRQQWQPNTSTPMNYSSSSPGNYGGPPGSTGPPGPGTPIMPSPQDSSNSGGENMYTMMKPVPGGNMPGDFPMSGGPEGGPMGPMGPNTMGPVLNGDGLDGMKNSPANGGPGTPREDSGSGMGDYNLGGFGGPGENDQTESAAILKIKESMQEEAKRFEKDSDHPDYYIQ, from the exons ATGTACTCGAAGGGGAAGGGGACTACGGTACCCTCAGATTCTCAAGCAAGAGAAAA atTAGCCCTGTATGTGTACGAGTACTTATTACATGTTGGTGCACAAAAGGCGGCGCAAACATTTTTGTCAGAG ATACGGTGGGAAAAAAATATCACTCTTGGTGAACCGCCTGGATTTTTGCATTCTTGGTGGTG cgTATTTTGGGACCTATATTCAGCAGCACCAGAACGACGGGATTCCTGTGAACACAGCAATGAAGCCAAAGCTTTTCATGATTAT GGTTTTGTGAATAGCGGTTATGGTGTTAATGGCATTGCCCAT AATGCTGGTCCAGCGCCTTCACCTATAGGGCAAATGCCACCCAATGATGGTATGCCTGGTGGTCCAATGCCTCCTGCTTTCTTTCCA TTCATGGGGCCTCGATATCCTGCTGGACCAAGACCTGGAGTACGTATGCCACAAATGGGAAATGATTTTAATGgg cCACCTGGACAACCGATGATGCCAAATAGTATGGACCCAACTAGGCAAG GCGAAGCTGGAGAATTTGTAGGGTGGCAAG CTCCTCCAGGCATGAATCCTATGAATCCAAGGATGAATCCTCCACGAGGACCAGGAATGGGTCCAATGGGACCAGGAAGTTATGGACCTGGAATGAGAGGACCACCACCTAATAGTAGTTTGGGACCTGGAGGTCCAGGAGGCCCTGGTATGCCACCAATGAGTATGGCTGGACCAGGGGGTAGACAACAATGGCAACCTAATACATCCACG ccAATGAATTATTCATCATCATCACCTGGTAATTACGGAGGTCCACCTGGTTCAACAGGTCCTCCAGGTCCAGGTACACCAATTATGCCCAGCCCTCAAGATAGTAGTAATAGCGGTGGTGAAAATATGTATACCATGATGAAACCTGTACCTGGAGGAAATATGCCTGGT GACTTTCCAATGAGCGGTGGGCCAGAAGGTGGTCCGATGGGTCCTATGGGACCAAACACAATGGGTCCTGTGTTGAATGGTGATGGCCTTGATGGAATGAAAAACAGTCCAGCTAACGGTGGTCCTGGGACACCTCGGGAAGATAGTGGAAGTGGAATGGGTGATTATAATCTGGGTGGTTTTGGAGGCCCTGGTGAAAAT GATCAGACTGAGTCAGCGGCCATACTCAAGATCAAGGAAAGCATGCAGGAAGAGGCGAAGAGGTTTGAAAAGGACTCAGATCACCCCGattattatatacaataa
- the Atg10 gene encoding autophagy-related 10 isoform X1, protein MDGPGTITWDEFLENAERFVEMSSEISDRWELRGNKDVPGEAYIVHQERQYICSNSNLNDYSTPENNDSADDFDFVLKEDPFEATCPIEKPLVTEHHVLWSMSYSVPILYFNGWKSDFPGINPISAEEAQSLVRNGEVKYKDLSQAIHPILGTPFLHLHPCMSHELLQITSNSKNKIVSWLSTVAPAALNFKLRPEYCQLTM, encoded by the exons ATGGACGGCCCAGGTACGATCACGTGGGATGAATTTCTCGAGAATGCTGAAAGGTTCGTAGAAATGTCGAGTGAAATTTCTGACCGATGGGAACTTCGAGGTAATAAG GATGTGCCAGGAGAGGCGTACATTGTCCACCAAGAGAGACAATACATATGCAGTAATAGTAACTTAAATGATTATTCGACACCAGAAAATAACGACTCCGCTGATGATTTCGACTTTGTATTGAAAGAAGATCCTTTCGAGGCCACTTGTCCTATCGAGAAACCATTAGTTACAGAACATCATGTGTTATGGTCCATGAGCTACAGCGTCCCGATACTTTATTTTAATGGATGGAAATCAG ATTTCCCAGGTATTAATCCAATATCCGCGGAAGAAGCACAATCCCTcgttcgtaacggagaagtgaAATATAAGGATTTATCTCAAGCTATACATCCTATATTAGGTACACCTTTTCTACACTTGCATCCTTGTATGTCTCATGAGCTTCTGCAAATTACAAGTAACAG tAAAAACAAAATAGTCAGTTGGTTGAGTACCGTCGCTCCTGCTGCCCTCAATTTTAAGCTACGTCCTGAATATTGTCAGTTAACTATGTAA
- the Atg10 gene encoding autophagy-related 10 isoform X2, which produces MDGPGTITWDEFLENAERFVEMSSEISDRWELRGNKDVPGEAYIVHQERQYICSNSNLNDYSTPENNDSADDFDFVLKEDPFEATCPIEKPLVTEHHVLWSMSYSVPILYFNGWKSGINPISAEEAQSLVRNGEVKYKDLSQAIHPILGTPFLHLHPCMSHELLQITSNSKNKIVSWLSTVAPAALNFKLRPEYCQLTM; this is translated from the exons ATGGACGGCCCAGGTACGATCACGTGGGATGAATTTCTCGAGAATGCTGAAAGGTTCGTAGAAATGTCGAGTGAAATTTCTGACCGATGGGAACTTCGAGGTAATAAG GATGTGCCAGGAGAGGCGTACATTGTCCACCAAGAGAGACAATACATATGCAGTAATAGTAACTTAAATGATTATTCGACACCAGAAAATAACGACTCCGCTGATGATTTCGACTTTGTATTGAAAGAAGATCCTTTCGAGGCCACTTGTCCTATCGAGAAACCATTAGTTACAGAACATCATGTGTTATGGTCCATGAGCTACAGCGTCCCGATACTTTATTTTAATGGATGGAAATCAG GTATTAATCCAATATCCGCGGAAGAAGCACAATCCCTcgttcgtaacggagaagtgaAATATAAGGATTTATCTCAAGCTATACATCCTATATTAGGTACACCTTTTCTACACTTGCATCCTTGTATGTCTCATGAGCTTCTGCAAATTACAAGTAACAG tAAAAACAAAATAGTCAGTTGGTTGAGTACCGTCGCTCCTGCTGCCCTCAATTTTAAGCTACGTCCTGAATATTGTCAGTTAACTATGTAA